The stretch of DNA CTGGATGCGGTGATCGGGGATTTCGATTCCGTTTCGGCCGATGTTCTGGCGCAGATACCACCGGCGCGACAGCACCATATCGCAGAGCAGGACAGCACGGATTTTGACAAGGCACTGCGCCATATCTTTGCCCCCGTCGTGCTGGCCGTGGGGTTTCTGGGCGGGCGCGTGGACCATCAGCTGGGGTGCCTGAGCGTGCTGGCCCGGTATCCGGAGCGTGCGTGCATTCTGCTTGGGCCGGACGAGATCGTGATGCTGTGCCCGCCGCGGCTGGACTTGCCGACCGTGCCGGGCGACGTTGTGTCGCTGGTGCCGCTGGCCCCGGTGCAGGGCATGTCGACCGGGCTGCGGTGGCCGATCGGCGGGCTTCGGTTCGATCCGATTGAACGGATCGGGACGTCGAATGAGGCGGAGGGCCCCGTGTCGCTGACCATGGAGCGGCCCGCCATGGTCCTGATCGCGCCGCGCCGCTGTCTGGCGCCTGTTACGCAGGCGCTGGTGCAGGGGCCGTCAGACGCGAGATGGCCCGCTCGCGCAGCACGATGTACAGCCCCGCCGCAATCGTGATGCAGATCCCCACAGACGCCAACCCGTTGGGCAGATCGCGGAACACGATGAACCCGAGGATCGTGGCAAAGGGGATCTCAAGATATTGCATGGGCGCCAGCGTGGCAGAGGGCGCATAGCGCAGCGACCAGGTCATCAGCAGGTGCGCGAGGGTGCCCAGCCCGCCGATGGCCAGCAGCAGCGTCCATTCCATGCTGTCGGGCCGGATCAGCTCGATGCCGGGGATGTCGCGTCCCTGCAGCAGGACCACGAGTGGCCCCATGATCACGACCGCCATCACCCCGCTGACGGCTTGCAGGCCGATCGGGTCCGTCTCTTTCGCGATCTGGCGCGTGACCAGCATGAAGACCGAGAAGTTGATCGCCACAAACACCGGCAGCAGGGCCGGCCAGCCCACCTCGACAAAGCTGGGCTGTACGACCAGCAATGTGCCCGCAAAGCCCACGATGCAGGCCATGAAACGCCGGCTGCCGACCTCTTCCCCCAGCACGTATTTGCCGAGCAGCAGCATGATGAAGGGCATGACAAAGGCGATGGCAACGGCGTCCGCGAGTGGCAGATATTTCAGGGCCGTGAACATTGCGCCGATGCCGAGGATGTGGAGGACCGTCCGGAACAACGTTAGCCGAAAGACCCGCCCGCGCATCCGCCACAGCCGGCTTCCGGCCCACACGATGGGGACCAGGATGATGACCTGAACAGCAAATCGGATCAGGACAAGCTGGCTGAGGGGAACCGATTGGCCCAGCACCTTGGCCACCGCGTCTCCGACCGGAGCCACGATGCAGAAGCCAAGCATCAAAAGGATGCCGAGAAGGGGGCGATCTTGGGCCATGTGTGTACGCTAACGGCTGGTGGACCCAGTGCAACAATTGGTTTGGGGCGTTGTTGACGCTGTTTGGCGTCAGCGTTTTTGGGTTTTGGCCGGGGGTGCGCTCTTGGCTTTGCCAATTCGCCCACCCACCGACCCCGGATGTGTCCAGCTTCGGCTTCACCAAGACAAAACCTTTGTCCCGGGTCCAGCCCCGCATGATCTTTGGCGTGACAGGGGCTGGTCTGCCGCTCAAGCAGAAATGCGGTTTCCACTTGCAGGGACCCTCCGCATTTCAGCTGGACCGGCAGCCCAGCCCCTGTCCCTTGGCGATCAGGCGACGCTGGCTCCGAGACAAAGAGGCCGCGGCTGCGCAGGCAGACGCGGCCAGTGGCAAGGACTGCTTTTGCGTGCAAAAGCTGTCGGCCACACCGTGGAGGAACTAGGCGACACCGTGTCCGGCTGCGCAGGCAGACGCGGCCGGTGGCGAGGACTGCTTTTGCGTGCAAAAGCTGTCGGCCACACCGTGGAGGAACTAGGCGACACCGTGTCCGGCTGCGCAGGCAGACGCGGCCGGTGGCGAGGACAGCTTTTGCGTGCAAAAGCTGTCGGCCACACCGTGGAGGAACTGGGCGACACCGTGTCCGGCTGCGCAGGCAGACGCGGCCGGTGGCGAGGGCTGCTTTGGCGAAGCAAAAGCTGTCGGCCACACCGTGGAGTAACTGGGCGACACCGGGTCCGGCTGCGCAGGCAGACGCAGCCGGTGGCAAGGACTGCTTTTGCGTGCAAAAGCTGTCGGCCACACCGTGGAGGACCTGGGCGACACCGTGTCCGGCTGCGCAGGCAGACGCGGCCGGTGGCGAGGACAGCTTTTGCGTGCAAAAGCTGTCGGCCACACCGTGGAGGACCTGGGCGCAGGGCTTTCGGGGCTGCGCAGGCTGACGCGGCCGGTGGCACGCATGGATTCCCCTCTTCAAGCGGAGGAAGGCTCAGCAGTTTGGGACGTTGACGGCAAGGCCGCCCAGTGACGTTTCCTTGTATTTCTCACTCATGTCCGCCCCCGTCTGCCGCATCGTTTCAATGCAGGCATCGAGCGGCACGAGATGCGTGCCGTCACCGCGCAGGGCGAGGCTCGCGGCGCTCACCGCCTTGATCGCACCCAGGCCGTTGCGCTCGATACACGGCACCTGCACCAGTCCCTTGACCGGATCGCAGGTCATGCCGAGGTGGTGTTCGAGCGCGATCTCGGCCGCGTTTTCGATCTGCTGTGGCGTCCCGCCCATCACGGCGCAAAGCCCGGCGGCGGCCATGGCGGCAGCGCTCCCGACCTCTGCCTGGCACCCCGCTTCGGCGCCCGAGATCGAGGCGTTGTACTTCACCAGCCCGCCGATGGCGGCGGCGGTGAGCAGAAAGTCCTCCACATGCGCCTCGGAGGCGCCGGGCACGTGGTCCAGGTAGTAGCGCAAGGTCGCGGGCAGCACGCCCGCCGCGCCATTGGTGGGTGCGGTGACCACTTGGCCACCGGCGGCATTTTCCTCGTTCACCGCCATGGCATAGACGCTCATCCAGTCGTTGATCGTGTGGGGCGCGGTCAGGTTCATGCCCCGTTCGGCCATCAGCTTGTCGTGGATCCCCTTGGCGCGGCGCTTGACCTGCAGACCGCCGGGCAGAATGCCCTCGGTCGTCAGCCCCCGGTCGATACAGTCGCGCATGACCTGCCAAAGCCGCTTGGTGCCGGACTTGAGATGCGGATCGCCATTGCGCGACACCTCGTTGGCGCGTTTCATCCCGGCAATGGATTGGCCCGAGGTCTCCGCCATCTCCAGCATCTCGGCGGCGGATTTGAACGGGTAGGGGACCGGCGGGCCCTCGTCCGTGGCCTTGCCTGCGGCCAGTTCCTCTTCGGTCATCACGAAACCGCCGCCGATGGAGTAAAAGACCTGGCGCAGCGTCACGTCGCCCTGCGCGTCCGTGGCCATCAGGATCATGCCGTTGGCGTGGCCGGTCAGCGCGGTGTCGTAGTCAAAGATCAGGTCGGACGCGGGATCGAAGCGCAGGGGCGGCAGGTCTGCGGGGTGCAGCATGTGCGTCTCTGCCAGGGCTCTCAGCGTCGCTTCGGCCTTGTCATGGTCATAGGTGTCGGGCACGAACCCGGCGAGGCCCAGGATTGTTGCCCGGTCCGTCGCGTGGCCCACGCCCGTAAACGCAAGCGAGCCGTGCAGCGAGGCCCGCACACCTGCAAACTGGAAGGGCGAGGCGCGCATCATCTCCAGAAAGCGCGCGGCGGCCACCATGGGGCCCATGGTGTGGGAGGAGGACGGGCCGATGCCGACCTTGAACATCTCGAAGACGGACAGGAACATGTTAGGTCGCGGATCCTTCGGGTGGGGTGGGCAGGACGGGGTTTGAAAAGGGCGTGGGTCCCAGCCCCTCGGCGCGGGCGACGGCTTGGGCAGCGGGGCGGGTGTCCAACTGCCTGGCCATCTGGGACAGGGCGGGATAGGCGGTCAGGTCAAACCACGTGGTCAGACCGGCAGGATAGAGCGCGCACCACCGGACGATCGCCGCCATATAGCAGTCAAGAATGGACGGCGCGGTTGGCGCCGTATGCGTGCCGATGTGGTCATCTACCACGCGCAAGGCGCCGGGCAGGGTCATGGCACCGTCGTCCGGCGCGGTCAGCTGCGCCCGCAGCCGGTCCTGTGCCTGCGCGTCATCGCCCACATATTTCGCCGGATAGAAGAGCATGCGCAATTGCGCGTGCACCGTGTTGGAGACAAAGAACACCATGCTCAGAAAGCGCGCGCGCTGGGGGCTGCCGGGCGCGGGCGCCATCTGCCCATGGGTGTCGGCCAGCCACAGCAGGATGGCTGCGGTTTCGAACATCACGCCGTGGGGCGTTTCCAGCGCGGGGATCAGCCCGACCGGGTTGATTTCCCGGTAGGCGGCACCGTCCTGCGCGCGCGCCGCGCGGTCAACCAGCGCGGTGGTGTAAGGCACGCCCATTTCCTCGAGCGTCATCCGCACGATGAGCGAGGCGTTGTCGGGCGCGTAGTGCAGAACATAAACCATCCTTGCCATGTAAACATCTGCACCGGCGGGCCAATGCCTCAAAACGACCAAATTGCCGAAGAAAGGGCCAAGATTAACCGCGCATTTACCAAGGGTGCGCTTGTCTGACCGGCAGGAGGATGTGCGATGCGTTGGATTCTGGTGTTGATGTCGGTGCTGGCCTGCCTGATGCCGTGGCGCGGGGTTCTGGCGCAGGAGTTGTCGGGTCAGGCGCTTGTCGATGCGCTGGTGGCGCGCACGCCCGGGACGACGCT from Tateyamaria omphalii encodes:
- a CDS encoding thiamine diphosphokinase yields the protein MIPPRIQSDEPVALFGGGEASMADIDLVQTLATRFVAADGGAAMAVRAGVALDAVIGDFDSVSADVLAQIPPARQHHIAEQDSTDFDKALRHIFAPVVLAVGFLGGRVDHQLGCLSVLARYPERACILLGPDEIVMLCPPRLDLPTVPGDVVSLVPLAPVQGMSTGLRWPIGGLRFDPIERIGTSNEAEGPVSLTMERPAMVLIAPRRCLAPVTQALVQGPSDARWPARAARCTAPPQS
- a CDS encoding DMT family transporter, producing the protein MAQDRPLLGILLMLGFCIVAPVGDAVAKVLGQSVPLSQLVLIRFAVQVIILVPIVWAGSRLWRMRGRVFRLTLFRTVLHILGIGAMFTALKYLPLADAVAIAFVMPFIMLLLGKYVLGEEVGSRRFMACIVGFAGTLLVVQPSFVEVGWPALLPVFVAINFSVFMLVTRQIAKETDPIGLQAVSGVMAVVIMGPLVVLLQGRDIPGIELIRPDSMEWTLLLAIGGLGTLAHLLMTWSLRYAPSATLAPMQYLEIPFATILGFIVFRDLPNGLASVGICITIAAGLYIVLRERAISRLTAPAPAPA
- a CDS encoding L-serine ammonia-lyase, whose product is MFLSVFEMFKVGIGPSSSHTMGPMVAAARFLEMMRASPFQFAGVRASLHGSLAFTGVGHATDRATILGLAGFVPDTYDHDKAEATLRALAETHMLHPADLPPLRFDPASDLIFDYDTALTGHANGMILMATDAQGDVTLRQVFYSIGGGFVMTEEELAAGKATDEGPPVPYPFKSAAEMLEMAETSGQSIAGMKRANEVSRNGDPHLKSGTKRLWQVMRDCIDRGLTTEGILPGGLQVKRRAKGIHDKLMAERGMNLTAPHTINDWMSVYAMAVNEENAAGGQVVTAPTNGAAGVLPATLRYYLDHVPGASEAHVEDFLLTAAAIGGLVKYNASISGAEAGCQAEVGSAAAMAAAGLCAVMGGTPQQIENAAEIALEHHLGMTCDPVKGLVQVPCIERNGLGAIKAVSAASLALRGDGTHLVPLDACIETMRQTGADMSEKYKETSLGGLAVNVPNC
- a CDS encoding glutathione S-transferase family protein, which produces MARMVYVLHYAPDNASLIVRMTLEEMGVPYTTALVDRAARAQDGAAYREINPVGLIPALETPHGVMFETAAILLWLADTHGQMAPAPGSPQRARFLSMVFFVSNTVHAQLRMLFYPAKYVGDDAQAQDRLRAQLTAPDDGAMTLPGALRVVDDHIGTHTAPTAPSILDCYMAAIVRWCALYPAGLTTWFDLTAYPALSQMARQLDTRPAAQAVARAEGLGPTPFSNPVLPTPPEGSAT